A single Anopheles maculipalpis chromosome 3RL, idAnoMacuDA_375_x, whole genome shotgun sequence DNA region contains:
- the LOC126562976 gene encoding uncharacterized protein LOC126562976, translating into MIIFLYLILVLAWALLIIILKCKKARAKRLAEQEEMAQPVHVVQIGSNLYDIMSLHRDNYSGVYSCLEHGTIAQHRQRASASVTHSNAAFVGDDGSVYPGNGMVALEPPPSYEEVIRLPAYYPKVETFVPEMVVPPSLPRPHTVATQQPAQLHQTRAGTVDLTTVATIAPSTGGPGTPTEQTVDANGNRIKGAGSCTGSSTISTPFTTTTTVTVQTANS; encoded by the exons ATGATTATATTTCTCTACCTAATACTGGTGTTGGCCTGGGCACTGCTCATCATCATTCtgaaatgcaaaaaagcacGCGCCAAACGGCTGGCGGAACAGGAAGAGATGGCCCAACCGGTGCACGTGGTACAGATCGGGTCTAACCTCTACGACATTATGTCACTGCACCGGGACAACTATAGCGGTGTGTACAGCTGTCTCGAGCATGGTACCATCGCACAGCACAGACAGCGTGCCTCGGCCAGTGTGACCCACTCGAATGCGGCCTTCGTCGGTGACGATGGTTCTGTGTATCCTGGGAATGGTATGG TTGCCCTGGAACCGCCACCATCGTACGAAGAAGTGATACGACTTCCCGCCTACTATCCCAAGGTGGAAACGTTCGTGCCGGAAATGGTTGTTCCACCATCGCTACCGCGTCCTCATACGGTTGCTACCCAACAACCGGCCCAGCTGCATCAAACTCGCGCTGGTACGGTGGATCTCACCACGGTAGCAACGATTGCACCTTCAACCGGCGGTCCGGGAACGCCAACGGAACAAACAGTCGATGCAAACGGAAATCGTATCAAGGGTGCTGGATCGTGCACTGGTAGTAGTACCATTAGTACACCCTtcacaaccaccactaccgtAACGGTACAGACTGCTAATTCGTAA